TTTTGAATATTGGTGCGGTCACTGATTCAAAAAGACACTCGAAAAAACTGTAGGAGCGCTGAAGAAAATGCCAATAGGGAGGCCTCCAGGAAAATGCTAGGAGAAGATGTTTATGAAAAGCCACGGAAAAGTAGCTCTGATACTATGTAGAAATTTAtgagaaatataaaataaggaTGAAATAGCGGAAACAAAGAGATGAAAGAGACAATGAGTTTTGGAGTGGTTCAGCTTTAAAGGTCTACGTCAACCACCGTGAATTACCATCGCGGCTACATCCTTgttgtatatattatatattgaatTGTAGGTTGAATTGTATCACATTAGATGGtatttaattataaagaatTTAAGACGTGGTGAATTAGGTAAAGTAGGCTAAATAAGATAGCTAGGAAATTTATGAtaagccttaaaaaaaaaaatgaattaaatcaCGAATTACAAACATGGAATATATTCTAACCCAGTTTAATTATAATTGCTATAGCTTTATGTCAATCAGAGTGCGTATTTAATTTAGAAACTATTGCATCGGGAATAATGGCAATGCCTTTAGTCGATCACTCCAATAATGCATGGTCTCTACTGTATGCGACATTATCTTTAAAGCCATTATTCCGACCTAATTTGCAAAAGCAAAACAAGCCAATATCATGGTTCGTTTGCAACGAGAGAATCATCTAACATTTCTTTGTCGTTTTCTTCATAATTTTATGTCAATATTGAGTTATTAATTACTTtgttccctaaaaaaaaaaaaaaaaaaaaaaaaaccgtgttCCCTCAACCGAACGACTTCATGATCATGCCACAATTAAATTCTTATTAGGATTGTCGTGAACCATGTGATTCAGTGAAAAGTAagagaaaagggagaaaaaaaacaaaacacagcTGAGAATTTGTGTGGTTTAGCAGTACTATGTTAACGTCTATATATAAGAGCGAGCGGCTAATTTCAttatgtccaaaaaaaaaagaaaaaaaagaggaccATCTTTAGTTAAAACTCTAACCCGATACAACGTCCTAGTCTCCACCCATGTGGCCTGTATAGTACTAGAGACTAATATTAATTACTTTCTCATGCAGAATATAAGCCCACATTTCTATTATGACAGTGAGTACTGCACACCGTTCGCCAAAGAGAGAAactacaaggaaaaaaaagggttaTAGGGTGTCGCTAGGGTTAGATCTGGAGAGATCACTTTTGACACTCAAACCTGTTGGCATGGtgtataagaagaaaaaaatttagtagAGTTTTGTTAAGCCAAATAAGGCATACCTGAGTGAATATTCCGGCTTCTTTTATATAGGTCATCGTCTTTGCCCTAGCTTCCTCTTTAGGTTTTTAAGATTTACTACCAGTAAATTATTATTGACGTGGAGATTCCCTCCCTAAATCTATAGGGAAGGCCAGGATGCATGACGTGGGGAAGGTAGTTAACTAAATTGATCGAGGGAGAATCAACTGCTAGGCGTGTTATTTGAACAAGGTTGCACTCGGATCTTGGATGGCTATTTGGGTTGTGGGCCAGTGGACCTTTTGGGCTCTTCGGTGGGTGGTCGATCATAGGGGGCTTGCCGGTAACCAAACCCTCTAGTAATTAATTTCCTAATTTCTTTAAGCAATTGAGTTGATAATGGTTCATGAAAATTTTGTCTAGATGACCACTAATAAAATCCAAGAGCCCGGCAGCCGTCGGTGACGAGGCACTCCAATCTCTATCTTTGGCCTTCCACATAATAAGTAATTTCATGAGTAGTGTTGAAATCCAACAAAAGGGCATCTACCAATCACTGCCATTGATCACTAGCAAGGTAGCACAGTGTTTTTCcactttttaaattaattattttgctATTACAAACAAACATGCATGTTCTTGCCGACCCCGCCGCTGAAACGTCTCATTCAGGTGCAATAATAATTAAGCAACTCGACCAATCACGTTCTCTCAAATGAGTGCAGTGAAAACGAATTGAAGTTGAATCAACGATCGATGCCAAAAGAATATATGATCTCCAGGTGTGATAGTTTCCGAGcgttaaataaaaacaacaattgTTAGACGACGTGCTGTCTGATCGAGTATTGGTCGGGCATGTATTTAAGCTTTAGCGCCAACCAAAAGCTTCCACGTAAAGTGACGTTAAGCTTTTGAAAATGGAGTAGACAGTGTCGGAAAGGTGATGAGCATGGATCGATGGCAATCAGTGTAATGGTTGACTCAAACGAGCTTCCTTTTTGGAGAACAATGATACCTATCATGGCACGCAACAATGCAACTGAGAGCCCATTTTTTATGAACTTTAATTTCATGCAAAGATAAGGATGAACACCTCTCAAAAGTAAGTAGAAGATATATTTCacgaataataaaaagaaaaattaaagaaaaagaacagcCTTTGCTAGCTAAGCCTCTCATCGACCTCCCGAGAAcggtattaaatttttcatttcttattagtttaagcttttaaattttatctctaCTAATATTCCTGCAAATTAATATCTAATAGAAAAGAGTGATCGACCATCGTATTTGATAGCTAGATCAAAATTTAGCTTAAGGAATCAATATGATAATGGGATTcgatcatctcaaattcttttttttttttttaattcttttttgagGATTTTCTTCGCCATTTTATTTAAACAAGCACGTTTAGCCTGCAAAATTACGGGGCAAATCCAACTCTTAATTGTAAAGCTGTCGTTAAAAATCACTTACTGGCCAATTTTAATATGAAATCTTTCGAAATTGTTACGTCCTAATCCTTCTCAAACACACTTTCGGCAAGAAACCATATATTGTCGAAAAAGAGCAACAACTCATGGATTCTTTTCCGACAGGTCTATTCTCTAAAACTGAGACAAACTATGAACCCGGCCGCCTCACGAATTGGAACCCAATGTCAGAAGGAGAGCATTTTGGACCCCCATTTGAAAGGGCCATAATTAAAGacgttaattaatttattatatctGAACCAGTTGTGCAAGATCCCAATCTAAGTCAAGTACTGTATAAATTCGATCTTTATCACCTGTCACAACGTAACCTAATTTCAATCTCAATCAGGTGAATAAATTAAAGCTCATTCTTATCTAGTAAGTAATAAACGGAGCAGCTGTCAAGCAAGTATGTCCTTTAAAGAGCCTTCTCACAATTGCCTACTTGAAAGTATGATAgagttacaaaaaaaattgtttacgcagataaaaagcgtaaatcattttatgTCTCGTGAAGGTTATTTTTCATAgtcaactaaaaatattttcaagctGAGCAATATTTTACATCGTATCAAATacttaaaaattagaaaactcTTTTCcacaaaatattttacgctgaaacaaacgagGCCTTAGTAGTTATGATTCATGAGTGTCTTTATAATCCATGCATTCAATGTGAGCAAAACCACTCGCCCAATGTGCGACTAACTTTTTAGAGTGTCATTACATGAACATGGAAGAGCCGAAACCTCGGGTTATCCATCTCCCCGTTGGTAAATACATGCCTACTCTTTTTTGTTACCCATTTTTCACGAGACTCTAGGAGGTGTTATAACTACTGGATGCACAAAAATACAATAGTGGTTtcgtttgttaatactttttaaaatgtgttttttatCTGAAAATGTTCTAATgtcataaaagagaaaataattttgagtgttttgtattttagtttatttggtaataatttttttcttttttctttttcttttattttctcttttccaaacaaaaatattaacaaataaagttGTTTGTTCCTGAGTACTATGGGCTGCTACTATAATGAGAAAGCTACGAGAGAGCTTTTCCTCACACCAACAGAAAATGCTAATAAAGGCCCAATACATCTTACAACAATTTCATCATttaaaatagggttaaataggagatagatttttttattttttatttatttttttttcatatgattCATTTTGTATCGCAGATAGTACCTTGACTTCGGGAAAAGATGAAGATTGTACTTCCGTCTaaatttccatccaaaaatTAATGGTTGTTCACGTGTCTACTCAcaaaggtggttcggccacctctaAAGGCCAAACTcccttaaatttaattttttttttttttctctctttggcCCTTGgtggtggctgaaccacctccatgggccacaagggtggttcggccacccccaaaccggccaagggggtggctcctccttttgtttttatttttatttttttaaagctttatttttttaagttcttaattttttttattaatgcataGGACACATGTTAATACCTGAGATTAGACGCGTGGTCTACCATTAGTTTTTAGACGAAAATTTGGAAGGAGgaaccatctccgtcttttcccAAAGTCAAGGTACCATCTGCAATACAAAATGAACTAcaataagtaaaaaataaaaaagttaaaccaCACGAGGCAAAAATATGTTTAACTCAAAATAAACTAGAGACTTTGGGcacctttaaaaaaataaggacaaaattgttattttacattattattTTGGGTACAATTTTGCCCTTCTGTTTGGGAATTTGCAAGTTCGTTAGCTCCAATAATTAACTGCAtcaaaggcaaaaaaaaaaaaaaaaaaaaaaaaaaaaaaaaaaagctctggCACCACAAGTTGGTTGCAAGTCTACAGAAAAAATTTACTGATAACAGCCAGCCGCCACCTAAAAGCCTCAACTGGTGTTTAAGCTCTAGGCATACAGAGCATTAACAACAACGAGCATCTTTACAGGACCCAAAgcagagccaaaaaaaaattgattaaacaCATACCGGGTTTGGTTGAAAGTAGGTGAATATTCACTTAATTTATGATCACATCTATCTAGATCCACTAGCCCTTGATTTTGAGAATTGTAGATCACATCTAGCAGAAATGCAGATCCAGTAGCACTTCCTTCCAGCCCTTCATTATACCAAACATTCATCTAGAACACAGACATGCATGCAAATTGAGCTTGATCTTCTCTAACCAGTCCAGGCGAAAAAAGAGAATATTAGGCCATGCTTTCACAAATGCAACAAAAGAATCAAACTGTGCGATATCAACTATATTCAATTTTCGTAATAAACTTTTAAACAGCTACACATGTACTCGAAGCAACTCAACAGGTTAATACCAACTCAGtagtaatataattttttatccaatgaaattatataaatcacttaatatcttttttttttttctaggccACTTAATACCAGCTACCGctcaaaaattatatatggtcACTGCATAAACATAAACGACAATCGAGACATCCCCCCACCAAAAACTAAAAGGCCTCTCCTAAATGTGTTGTTACCGTACacaacaatgatgaataatatgtaatcagaaaaaaaaaaaaaaaaaaaaaaaaaaaaaaaaaaaaaaatctagacaTAGATTTACATGGTTCGACAATGTGCCTACGTCCACAGGAGTGCGGCTATATTCAAtaaggatttagggttacaGCACAATTTTGATTGATTAAACTCAAGTTTTAATTAATAGAGGTATGAagacaaaaaattttgattaaagAAAATTTGGATTACAAAAATTTACAAGTCTTCATCACCATCACCCTCAACAGCTATATCGGATGTGGGCTCGGAAATCGAGTGCAGAGGAGAGAGACCAACCTCCCAGGGGCTAGCAGCAAACTCGCCCCATTCTGGAACATCCGGGAAATGATCCACTCCCATCTGTTCGAGCTCGTGGATCGCCTCGTCCGGAATACCCAAAAGGGCGTGACTCACAGTTTCGGGACAGAAGTTGAAACACTGAGGATTGAGAACCAAAGTCCTATAGTTCTCAAAACCCCAAATGAAGCCGCGAGCCCAACCTAGATCCCGAAGCCAGGGCACGAGAGAAAGCTGCTTCAAGTACCGCTTTGCCTTAGCCTTATAGTGATGATACTTCTTGTGAAGTCTTTTATATCGGCTCTCGGCATCCTTCTGCAGCTCGGTTGCAACTTTCTGCTCGGCCACAGCTTTTTCCTTCGCGGAATTGGCAGTGTTCAACTCCGACTCTAGCATTTTCCCTCGGGCCTGAGACGATCCAAGCTCCGCAGCCAAATTATCCTTGGCTTCCCCTACTTTGGTCAACTCAACCAACGCCTCACACATAAGTGTCTTGACCTTGGAAGCACGATCCTCCAATGCCTCTCGCTGCCTTTGGCCCTCCGCTATCTCTTGGTCCCGGGCCTGGAGTAAGTTCTGCAATCGCTCCACTTCAGGCTCCAGCCCTTTCAGCCGAGAGACTTCGTAGTTAAGGCTTCGGATTTTGGCCCGCATATCGGCCACCTCCTGTGGATAAGTGCTCATGTGACTTTGGAAGTTCCGGTACAAAGCGGCCAATTTGACTATGAACTAAAACATCAagaaaaatattagtaaaaaaaaaaaaatagaagtacgaaaggaaaagaacaaatcGTACCGAGAACTGATGATGGACTATCAGATCGGCGAATCTCTCGGGAGTAGTCCTCCCGGCATCCTGAACGAAATCTTCAGGAACAATCGCGAAGATAGCCTCCAAAGGGCATCCTAGCAAATCGTCCCTAAGAGACCTGATCGGGACCTTCCTCTCGGAAACTCCCGCTCCGACAGTCAGCGGAGTAGAACCGAAGGGACCCGCTCCCTCAGAAGTAGACGAATTTGAAGATGGCACGGCCTGCTGTGAAGACGGGAGAACAGGCGGACGATCCTCGGCTTGAGCGGGAGCCAAGGAGTGTGGAAGAGAACCCGACTGAGTCGCCAGAAGTGGAGGAGATCTCGGCCCTTCTTCATTTGAGGGGATGGGAGCTCCAGACTCCACATGCCTAGAAGCTGTAACCGGGCTCGGAGGGGGAGAATTAGTTTGATACTCACGATCCGAGGCTTTAGGCTTTACTCTCCGGCGGTAACGGTGGCGTTTCTTGACTCCATCAGCCTTCACATCCAAAGCAAACACATTACCGATCAATAAAATCCAAAATTACAGATTATGTAACCATAAACAGCGTTTCTACACCCAAAAAATCCAAATAGTTTCGCTAGCCTCGGCTCATTGAGTTTCTACAATCCTCACGCTCTAGAAAATGAAAGATTATGGAAACCAGAGAAACGCCCATTCAAAAACAATTTCTCAATTTATTCACTACAAAGAAAGCATCTATGCATACACATAAATCGAACACTATAATGGGACTGACAGCATGAGTTCGATTTTACTATTTCACAAAATGCCACAATTTCcctcttcgttttttttttcactacaATTCGTGATCATGTACGCATACAACGCAATAAGAAAGTCAATTTCTAAGGATCATCTTCGAAAATTTGAGGGTACAAATAGACAATGCTTATACAGCAATGCTCTACAATTTTCCTTTCACTTCCTTCTGACATTTAAACCCATGCTCCTCCACATTCAAATTCTGCAATTTCATTCGTTCTGTTTCCAAACCCAGCAACTCATACAAAACCAAGAACACAAAACCAACTCTAGCTAGCCCTAATGGCAtacatatatgatattaaaaacAAGTGCGCCCAATTtgtttccaaataaaaaatggaaataaataaacacagaATTAAACAGTGAAACTAAACCCTAAGAGCAACTGTATCAAGCTAGctaattcaaactttattccAAAATTTGGAGAATACCTTCAAAAACTATGCTGCATCGAGctctttattatttctctaatttATCTCTTGTCAGATTCCCACTACAAGTCTAGCTCACAAATTGTATTTTCTATTGagttttttaacattttttttttccgtttgcacccaaaatcaataaaaaataatttctaattaaaatggagaaatatttaaagagcttaacgtaaaaaaaaaaacattttaaaagtaacagataaaataaaaagtagattattttgttaaaatttggaaaaaaaattaagaattcgATACTTATGCTCTTTCCCCCAAATCCCTTGAATTACAGACATGAACACAAATGGAGAATCACAAAAATACGAAATCTAAAACACATATTAcacagagagagaagaagaagaagaaaagagaccTTAGTGGCGAGCTGCTTTCTGGGGGCCTTTCCTCCTTTGGATTTGCGGGCGGTTTGCTTGGTACGGGCCATTATGAGTCTAAGACTTACCTGTTGTTAGTGCGAATCTATAAGATTTGAGGGAAGGAACCACTAGGGTTTTCAGTTTCTTTATAAATTTCCTGAGACCAGACGAACTAATTCCCGAGTTCAGAAATATCACTTTTGTAGGTAGACGCGCGGTTAAGGCGGTTTAAGAATTACAAAATCGACGGCGACTATCACAACTCTGTCACCGTTTACATCCCATCCCgcttaggaattttttttattattattattttaactaaaaaaaatatatcattttttttttctaatttttataccacttttttaaataacttaCGGCTCGATCAGTCTCGATCAAAAGGAGTGAAagatagaatgaaaaaaatatatagttttttacATTTGGTGAGTATTATAGCACcttgtttgaaaaaattatcattaattcCCAAAATTCATACAAGCCCGCGACTAGGCCCATTTGGTCCATCAAGCCTAGCAAAGAGTCACATTTCGTCAAAGGCCCACGAAGATCTGAGTAGTCTTAAATGCCTCGAATAGTGTATGCCTCGAATAGTGGACACCTCGAATGCTGCTTAGAAAATCTTATGAATATCCCTCGGTTACCAGGACCAATGATGAATACAGCTGATGAGCCTCGGAACATCACTGTTccgagaataaaagaaaaattcatacgAAAAGCCCATATCCAGATGGTTCGGGGACCAGATTTCTCAGGACTACCACAAGGTGATTGGGATGGAATATGCTAAGATCCTTATACCGAAATTATCGCAAAGAATTATGGGAAGATCTTGTCCATAATCCTTGGAAAGGCGCTAGAAGGTCTAATCCTGAAAATACCGGGATTACCTCTTATCTCACACGATATGAGATAAAAGATCTGTTTGAACTCAGCAAATTAAAGAGTTATCATATTCGAACAGAACTCCCCAAGGGATAAGATCTAATCTCACACGCTCGGTCTGGGATTAGAATCATAATTGAATTctaatcaaaacattctcaatGTACCAAAACTACATGCCTATAACTAGGCCACTAGGCATCGGAATGTGACCCGTCAGCATACCCGACAAGCTcatttatttaatctttttgtcTTGTAGGTGATGAAGATGGAGCATTTTCACCCAAATTTACATTTCAACTAGCTAAAATAACATTTAACTTGTCAGTTGTTAGTTGTCAATGCTTTGATAGGTTAATCTCCCCTTTTTCGACTAATAATAAATATAGTAACATTTGAAGAGCATTAAGATCACTAGTATTTGActaaccaaatttttttaaccaaaatttGGTCAGAACCCATAAAGATTAATCAACATTGGACTCATCAGTGCTACAATATATTTTGGAGTTGCTATAGTTTTAGATAAATGTAGTTAGCACTGTATAAAAACCAAATAATTttgcccaatttttttattcattgtcgatctctctctccccttgGCTAGGTACATAAGCACAGCGGCATAAATGCGGTGACAGCAAGCATGGCGGGACAATTTTTTGGCTGTTTCTTTGATGACTCTTTGATTTGTCTTGCCTTGGTGGTTGTTGGGGGCCTTGGGGCTAATTTTGTGTAGGTGTTGAGGTGGGTTTTGTAGGTTGATGGTGTTTGGATAGTTTGATTCAGCTGTGCAGGGCGATTTAATAGGTTattttataatgaaaataacCTATGAAATTTGAgactatcttttcttttctttttctgttcatACTATTGTTTTTAAACTTGAAAAGTTACaaaataaggataaaaattttcaaaaaagattaaaagattataaatttatttaaaaataattgaataacGTTATATATTACcattgtccccccaaaattactattaaatttacgataaatcattattaaattttaattcaattttaattttaagagttacattaatttaaaaaaaataataataataatccaacaaaaataataagacaaaaaaaaaagaaaaaaaaaacataaaaatgataTGCTGCATCAAACCTTGCAAGGAGAAATGGGGgggaagagaaaaagagaggtaCAGTTTTTCTCttagggcattttttttttccccctttaaTTGGGAGGTCATATATTCTCCATAACTTTCTTCTCCATTTCCTTACGGCCCATTCGCGAGAATTGATTAATTCGATGAAAGACTAAAATGGATAAATCAGTGGGCACATTGAAAACAAAAAGGCTGAAAATGTTAATTCCATTATAACTCCTAAAAGCAGATTACGAGTGCAGCATTACATCTATTGCTCGAAAGTTAAAAAGTAAACACTTTCTTCATAGAAACCAGAGATTCCATTTCCTATACATAAGAGAGACGACTAGACTTTTTTTAACACCTATTTAGCAGCAGCCTTCCTGGCCCTCTTGGCGGCAGGGGACTTGATGGACTTGGGCTTAGCAGGGGTCGACTTCTTGGGCTTTTTAGGCGCAGGCCCAACCTTCTTAGTACTCGCCTTCCTCTTCGGCGCCTTTTTAGCGGCGGCCTCCGGCTTCTTCGCCACCGCCTCGGGCTTTTTCGCCGCTGCCTTGGCCTTCGGAGCGGCCTTGGTAGTCAGCTTGGGCTTGGCCTTGGTAGTCTGCTTGGACTTGGCCTGGGGCTTGGGCTTTTTCTCTGCGTTTGTGGGCTTTGCGACCGTGACCTTCTTGCCAGCCTCGGAAAGCTTGTACGAGGCCTTGATCTTGATGAGCTTTCCTCTAGCGGCCGAATTCTTCAATTGCAGACCCAATATCTTCTTGTAGTTTGATGGAAGCTCGAGCTTGTGCTTCTCTTCCATGTACTTGGCGATTGCGTACGGGCTCGACCCGCTCTTCTCGTCCAGGGCCAATAGAGCCTCCTTGATCATCTgcaaaaatcaacaaaataatttgaattCCGCTCTAGAACTTCCCTAATTCAAGTTTTCAGACCTAAGAATGCAAgcgattcaaaaaaaaaattcagatctaacaatgaaaatcaaaattcaCATGAGTACAAAAGAAGCTTCCAGAATCAACATGACAAACTCAAAATTCAATTATACATATTATCGACGATTTGGTAAGCGAAAATACCTGGAAGTACGGAGGATGAGCAGCGATTTTGGGCTGTTTGGGCTTCTTCTCTTTGGGGGCCTTGGGCTTCTTCTCCTTGACAGGCTTCTCGGTCTTCTGCTTGGGCACGACGGCGGCAAGTGCCTCCGGAGCCGGTTG
Above is a genomic segment from Alnus glutinosa chromosome 12, dhAlnGlut1.1, whole genome shotgun sequence containing:
- the LOC133852029 gene encoding uncharacterized protein LOC133852029, with the protein product MARTKQTARKSKGGKAPRKQLATKADGVKKRHRYRRRVKPKASDREYQTNSPPPSPVTASRHVESGAPIPSNEEGPRSPPLLATQSGSLPHSLAPAQAEDRPPVLPSSQQAVPSSNSSTSEGAGPFGSTPLTVGAGVSERKVPIRSLRDDLLGCPLEAIFAIVPEDFVQDAGRTTPERFADLIVHHQFSFIVKLAALYRNFQSHMSTYPQEVADMRAKIRSLNYEVSRLKGLEPEVERLQNLLQARDQEIAEGQRQREALEDRASKVKTLMCEALVELTKVGEAKDNLAAELGSSQARGKMLESELNTANSAKEKAVAEQKVATELQKDAESRYKRLHKKYHHYKAKAKRYLKQLSLVPWLRDLGWARGFIWGFENYRTLVLNPQCFNFCPETVSHALLGIPDEAIHELEQMGVDHFPDVPEWGEFAASPWEVGLSPLHSISEPTSDIAVEGDGDEDL
- the LOC133851916 gene encoding histone H1 is translated as MSATEVVAPAVEQPAPEALAAVVPKQKTEKPVKEKKPKAPKEKKPKQPKIAAHPPYFQMIKEALLALDEKSGSSPYAIAKYMEEKHKLELPSNYKKILGLQLKNSAARGKLIKIKASYKLSEAGKKVTVAKPTNAEKKPKPQAKSKQTTKAKPKLTTKAAPKAKAAAKKPEAVAKKPEAAAKKAPKRKASTKKVGPAPKKPKKSTPAKPKSIKSPAAKRARKAAAK